Proteins from a genomic interval of Spiroplasma endosymbiont of Lonchoptera lutea:
- a CDS encoding DEAD/DEAH box helicase, producing the protein MSFNELNLKEDNISFDDLNLNNNLKRAILKAGYVNPTEIQKKTIPLALENKDIIGKSHTGTGKTAAFVLPILNNLNPKLRRVQAMIVCPTRELALQVLDQVRKYAFYLEGVNATALFGGSDLRRQIYSLKNSNIVVGTPGRIVDHIQRRTLRLNDIQTVVLDEADEMLKMGFKQDIDKIFTSITSKYQTLLFSATMNRAVLEVANNYQNSPVQISIKRNAAELNNIKQYFINTRNTSKDRALVDLFLKIQPNLSIVFSNTKAYTERISKILWENGIKSAVINGDKRQSERNKAMNAFRTNKVQVLIATDVAARGIDVDGIDYIFNYDLPREQESYVHRIGRTGRAGETGIAITLVNNKKELIGIKRLEQTLNIKINPYNT; encoded by the coding sequence ATGAGTTTTAATGAATTAAATTTAAAGGAAGATAATATAAGTTTTGATGACTTAAATTTAAATAATAACTTAAAGCGTGCAATTTTAAAGGCGGGTTATGTTAACCCTACTGAAATTCAAAAGAAAACAATTCCGTTAGCATTAGAAAATAAGGACATTATTGGAAAAAGTCATACAGGAACAGGAAAAACTGCTGCTTTCGTATTACCAATCTTAAATAATTTAAATCCAAAACTACGAAGAGTACAAGCAATGATTGTTTGTCCAACAAGAGAGTTAGCATTACAAGTTTTAGATCAAGTAAGAAAATATGCTTTTTATTTAGAAGGAGTTAATGCGACAGCATTATTTGGTGGTTCGGATTTACGAAGACAAATTTATAGTTTAAAAAATAGTAATATTGTTGTTGGGACACCAGGAAGAATTGTTGATCATATTCAACGCAGAACTTTAAGATTGAATGATATTCAAACTGTAGTTTTAGATGAAGCTGATGAAATGTTAAAAATGGGATTCAAACAAGATATTGATAAAATATTTACTAGCATTACATCAAAGTATCAAACATTATTGTTTTCAGCAACAATGAATCGTGCTGTTTTAGAAGTTGCTAATAACTATCAAAATAGTCCGGTTCAAATAAGTATTAAAAGAAATGCTGCGGAATTAAATAATATTAAGCAATATTTTATTAATACAAGAAATACAAGTAAAGATCGCGCGTTGGTGGATTTATTTTTGAAAATTCAACCAAATTTAAGTATTGTTTTTTCTAATACCAAAGCATATACTGAAAGAATTTCTAAAATATTATGAGAAAATGGCATTAAGTCAGCTGTTATTAATGGTGATAAGCGACAAAGTGAAAGAAATAAAGCAATGAATGCTTTTAGAACTAATAAAGTTCAAGTGCTAATTGCTACTGATGTAGCAGCACGGGGAATTGATGTTGATGGGATTGATTATATTTTTAATTATGATTTACCTCGTGAACAAGAAAGTTATGTGCATCGTATTGGAAGAACAGGACGCGCTGGTGAAACCGGAATTGCAATTACATTAGTAAATAATAAAAAAGAATTAATTGGTATTAAAAGATTAGAACAAACTTTAAACATTAAGATTAATCCTTACAATACTTAA
- a CDS encoding IS30 family transposase: MYKYLTIESIIAIKEYKSYGFSIRKIAKAIDYSKSTVHRVCKLLNQNLLPLEILNQVQKNKQNAGRKLIILTLTEINTINHLLITKNYALDIIADFLKKNKIKNISTKTLYNMFKTNRMGFDEKNLLRKGKNKPHKQKETRGRINNCKSIHERNLIIPNIKNIQEFGHLEGDTIVGKDHKSSIITLADIWSKTTIPLKTKNHKAESITQSIIKFISKLIPGTIKTITFDRGKEFSKWKLIEKNCNVKIYFADAGKPCQRGLNENNNGILRRYLSKSTDLSSYKQKDLNSIAFQINSTPRKSLSYKRPIDLIQLF, encoded by the coding sequence ATGTATAAGTATCTGACTATTGAATCAATAATAGCAATAAAAGAATATAAAAGTTATGGATTTTCTATTCGTAAAATAGCAAAAGCAATTGATTATAGTAAATCAACTGTACACAGAGTTTGTAAATTATTAAATCAAAACTTATTACCATTAGAAATATTGAATCAAGTTCAAAAAAATAAACAAAATGCAGGTAGAAAATTAATAATTTTAACTTTAACAGAAATTAATACTATCAATCATTTGTTAATTACTAAAAATTATGCTCTTGATATAATTGCTGATTTTTTAAAGAAAAATAAAATAAAAAATATTTCAACAAAAACTTTATATAACATGTTTAAAACAAATCGAATGGGTTTTGATGAAAAAAATTTATTGAGAAAAGGCAAAAATAAACCTCATAAACAAAAAGAAACTAGGGGTAGAATTAATAATTGTAAATCTATTCATGAAAGAAATTTAATCATTCCAAATATTAAAAATATACAAGAATTTGGCCATTTAGAGGGAGATACTATCGTTGGTAAAGATCATAAAAGTTCTATTATTACTTTAGCTGATATATGATCAAAAACCACAATTCCTTTGAAAACTAAAAATCATAAAGCAGAAAGTATTACACAAAGTATAATAAAATTTATTTCAAAATTAATACCAGGAACAATTAAAACTATTACTTTTGATCGTGGTAAAGAATTTAGTAAATGAAAATTAATTGAAAAAAATTGTAATGTTAAAATTTATTTTGCAGATGCCGGAAAACCTTGTCAAAGAGGTTTAAATGAGAACAATAATGGTATTTTAAGAAGATATTTATCAAAATCTACTGATTTATCTTCATATAAACAAAAAGACTTAAATTCTATAGCATTTCAAATTAATTCTACACCCAGAAAATCATTATCTTATAAAAGACCAATAGATTTAATACAATTATTTTAA